A region from the Pseudonocardia petroleophila genome encodes:
- a CDS encoding XRE family transcriptional regulator, with protein MSAAEEFADNRARQAELYGAPLGDRVRGLLAVLGVSQARLARTLGISPAMLSQLASGRRVKIGSPAVLARLQLLDHRCAALQPPLAPRAVETLLADVTRAQLRWSPVTGPADDAAPPPRPPAAAPRCPGPASAADALRRLAAPARLAAAAAALGPGFPELAEVLRQAAGRPG; from the coding sequence ATGAGCGCAGCCGAGGAGTTCGCCGACAACCGCGCGCGCCAGGCCGAGCTCTACGGCGCCCCGCTGGGCGACCGCGTCCGCGGGCTGCTCGCCGTGCTCGGCGTCTCCCAGGCCCGGCTGGCCCGCACGCTCGGGATCAGCCCGGCGATGCTGAGCCAGCTCGCGAGCGGGCGGCGGGTCAAGATCGGCAGCCCGGCCGTGCTGGCCCGGCTGCAGCTGCTCGACCACCGGTGCGCGGCGCTGCAGCCCCCGCTGGCGCCGCGGGCGGTGGAGACCCTGCTGGCCGACGTGACGCGGGCGCAGCTGCGGTGGTCGCCGGTCACCGGGCCCGCCGACGACGCGGCGCCCCCGCCCCGCCCGCCCGCGGCGGCGCCGCGGTGCCCGGGACCGGCGTCGGCCGCCGACGCCCTGCGCCGCCTCGCCGCCCCCGCCCGGCTCGCCGCCGCCGCGGCCGCGCTCGGGCCGGGGTTCCCCGAGCTGGCCGAGGTGCTGCGCCAGGCGGCGGGACGACCGGGCTGA
- the truB gene encoding tRNA pseudouridine(55) synthase TruB: protein MTPPPPSGLVVVDKPGGLTSHDVVGRLRRILRTRKVGHAGTLDPMATGVLVCGIGRGTKLLGHLALDTKAYTATIRLGAATATDDAEGETLSTADASGVTDAAVAAGIAALTGDISQVPSSVSAIKVDGQRAYARVRAGEEVVLAARPVTVSAFTLLARRGDDLDVAVECTSGTYVRALARDLGAGLGVGGHLTALRRTRVGPFDLGHARTLEQLDADPTLSLPLDDAVAVAFPRRDLAAADAEDVRHGRPLPPSGLAGVHGVFAPDGRVLALMADRGDAARSVVVLAPANEGP from the coding sequence GTGACCCCTCCTCCGCCCTCCGGCCTGGTCGTCGTCGACAAGCCCGGCGGTCTGACCTCGCACGACGTCGTCGGCCGGCTGCGCCGGATCCTGCGCACCCGCAAGGTCGGGCACGCCGGCACGCTCGACCCCATGGCCACCGGCGTCCTGGTCTGCGGGATCGGGCGCGGCACCAAGCTGCTCGGCCACCTCGCGCTCGACACCAAGGCCTACACCGCGACGATCCGCCTCGGCGCGGCCACGGCCACCGACGACGCCGAGGGCGAGACGCTGTCCACCGCCGACGCCTCCGGCGTCACCGACGCGGCGGTCGCGGCCGGGATCGCCGCCCTGACCGGCGACATCTCCCAGGTGCCCAGCTCGGTCAGCGCGATCAAGGTCGACGGGCAGCGGGCGTACGCGCGGGTGCGGGCGGGGGAGGAGGTCGTGCTGGCGGCGCGCCCGGTGACGGTGTCGGCGTTCACCCTGCTCGCGCGCCGCGGCGACGACCTCGACGTGGCCGTCGAGTGCACGTCGGGCACCTACGTCCGGGCGCTGGCCCGCGACCTCGGCGCCGGGCTGGGCGTCGGCGGCCACCTCACCGCGCTGCGCCGCACGCGCGTCGGCCCGTTCGACCTCGGCCACGCCCGGACCCTGGAGCAGCTCGACGCCGACCCGACCCTGTCGCTCCCGCTCGACGACGCCGTCGCCGTCGCCTTCCCGCGCCGCGACCTGGCGGCGGCCGACGCCGAGGACGTGCGGCACGGCCGGCCGCTGCCGCCCTCCGGGCTGGCGGGGGTGCACGGCGTGTTCGCCCCGGACGGCCGGGTGCTGGCGCTGATGGCCGACCGCGGGGACGCGGCCCGGTCGGTGGTGGTGCTGGCCCCGGCGAACGAGGGCCCGTAG
- a CDS encoding ketohydroxyglutarate aldolase has translation MSEQVSVSVDDEHVARIEEVADRCRAAGMHVQQVLAPIGVITGSIDTGDLRTALGAVLGVAAVEPQRTFRLPPPGSPIQ, from the coding sequence GTGAGCGAGCAGGTCAGCGTGTCGGTCGACGACGAGCACGTGGCCCGGATCGAGGAGGTCGCCGACCGCTGCCGCGCGGCCGGGATGCACGTCCAGCAGGTGCTCGCCCCGATCGGGGTGATCACCGGCTCGATCGACACCGGCGACCTGCGCACCGCGCTCGGGGCCGTGCTCGGCGTGGCGGCGGTGGAGCCGCAGCGCACGTTCCGCCTGCCGCCCCCGGGGTCCCCTATCCAGTAG
- a CDS encoding polyribonucleotide nucleotidyltransferase has translation MTDPIDDSVHETTAVIDNGSFGTRTVRFETGRLARQAAGSVVAYLDDETMLLSATTASKHPKEHFDFFPLTVDVEERMYAIGKIPGSFFRREGRPGTDAILTCRLIDRPLRPSFVDGLRNEIQIVVTVMSLDPQDPYDALAINAASASTQLSGLPFSGPIGAVRIALIDGQWIAFPQYEDLQRAVFDMVVAGRIVGDDVAIMMVEAEATVETNTLVAGGAQAPTEEVVAAGLEAAKPFIRTLCVAQQQLADVAAKPTREFPTFPAYQPDVFDAVEAQGGADLAAALTIAGKQERESKLDEVKLAVLTALETKFEGREKELGAAFRSLNKKLVRQRILRDQVRIDGRGITDIRPLSAEVEVIPRAHGSALFERGETQIMGVTTLNMLRMEQQIDSLGPETHKRYLHHYNFPPYSTGETGRVGSPKRREIGHGALAERALLPVLPTREEFPYAIRQVSEALGSNGSTSMGSVCASTMSLYNAGVPLKAPVAGIAMGLVTDTVDGETRYVALTDILGAEDAFGDMDFKVAGTPEFVTALQLDTKLDGIPSAVLTAALSQAKDARMTILEVIGEAIDRPDEMSRFAPRVIAIKIPVDKIGELIGPKGKMINSITEQTGADISIDDDGTVYVGASDGESADAAIGMVNAIANPQLPKIGERFLGTVVKTAAFGAFVSLVPGKDGLVHISKLGNGKRINKVEDVVNVGDKIRVEVSDIDNRGKISLLPVVEDAAPAGDVTVPAEPAEVASS, from the coding sequence TTGACCGACCCCATCGACGACTCCGTCCACGAGACGACCGCCGTCATCGACAACGGGAGCTTCGGCACCCGCACCGTCCGGTTCGAGACCGGGCGCCTCGCGCGCCAGGCCGCCGGCTCCGTCGTCGCCTACCTCGACGACGAGACCATGCTGCTCTCCGCCACCACGGCGTCGAAGCACCCCAAGGAGCACTTCGACTTCTTCCCCCTCACGGTGGACGTCGAGGAGCGCATGTACGCGATCGGCAAGATCCCCGGCTCGTTCTTCCGCCGCGAGGGTCGCCCCGGCACCGACGCGATCCTGACCTGCCGCCTGATCGACCGCCCGCTGCGCCCGTCGTTCGTCGACGGCCTGCGCAACGAGATCCAGATCGTCGTCACGGTGATGAGCCTGGACCCGCAGGACCCCTACGACGCGCTGGCGATCAACGCCGCGTCGGCGTCCACGCAGCTGTCCGGCCTGCCGTTCTCCGGCCCGATCGGCGCCGTCCGCATCGCGCTGATCGACGGCCAGTGGATCGCGTTCCCGCAGTACGAGGACCTGCAGCGCGCCGTGTTCGACATGGTCGTCGCGGGCCGCATCGTCGGTGACGACGTCGCGATCATGATGGTCGAGGCCGAGGCCACCGTCGAGACCAACACCCTGGTCGCCGGCGGTGCTCAGGCGCCGACCGAGGAGGTCGTCGCGGCCGGGCTGGAGGCGGCGAAGCCGTTCATCCGCACCCTGTGCGTGGCCCAGCAGCAGCTCGCCGACGTGGCAGCCAAGCCCACGCGCGAGTTCCCGACGTTCCCGGCCTACCAGCCCGACGTCTTCGACGCCGTCGAGGCGCAGGGCGGGGCCGACCTGGCCGCCGCGCTCACCATCGCGGGCAAGCAGGAGCGGGAGTCGAAGCTCGACGAGGTCAAGCTCGCCGTGCTCACCGCGCTGGAGACCAAGTTCGAGGGTCGCGAGAAGGAGCTCGGCGCGGCGTTCCGCTCGCTGAACAAGAAGCTCGTGCGCCAGCGCATCCTGCGCGACCAGGTCCGCATCGACGGCCGCGGCATCACCGACATCCGGCCGCTCTCGGCCGAGGTCGAGGTCATCCCGCGCGCCCACGGCTCGGCGCTGTTCGAGCGCGGCGAGACCCAGATCATGGGCGTCACCACGCTGAACATGCTGCGCATGGAGCAGCAGATCGACTCCCTCGGGCCGGAGACGCACAAGCGCTACCTGCACCACTACAACTTCCCGCCCTACTCGACCGGTGAGACCGGCCGCGTCGGGTCGCCGAAGCGCCGCGAGATCGGCCACGGCGCGCTGGCCGAGCGGGCCCTGCTGCCCGTGCTGCCCACGCGCGAGGAGTTCCCGTACGCGATCCGCCAGGTCTCCGAGGCGCTGGGCTCCAACGGCTCCACCTCGATGGGCTCGGTCTGCGCGTCGACGATGTCGCTGTACAACGCCGGCGTGCCGCTCAAGGCGCCGGTCGCGGGCATCGCGATGGGCCTGGTCACCGACACCGTCGACGGCGAGACCCGCTACGTCGCCCTCACCGACATCCTCGGTGCGGAGGACGCGTTCGGCGACATGGACTTCAAGGTCGCCGGCACGCCGGAGTTCGTCACGGCGCTGCAGCTCGACACGAAGCTCGACGGCATCCCGTCGGCCGTCCTCACCGCGGCGCTGAGCCAGGCCAAGGACGCCCGCATGACGATCCTCGAGGTCATCGGCGAGGCGATCGACCGGCCCGACGAGATGAGCCGGTTCGCGCCGCGCGTCATCGCGATCAAGATCCCGGTCGACAAGATCGGCGAGCTGATCGGCCCGAAGGGCAAGATGATCAACTCGATCACCGAGCAGACCGGTGCCGACATCTCGATCGACGACGACGGCACCGTCTACGTCGGCGCGTCCGACGGCGAGTCGGCGGACGCCGCGATCGGCATGGTCAACGCCATCGCCAACCCGCAGCTGCCGAAGATCGGCGAGCGCTTCCTGGGCACGGTCGTCAAGACCGCCGCCTTCGGCGCGTTCGTCTCGCTGGTGCCCGGCAAGGACGGCCTCGTCCACATCTCGAAGCTGGGCAACGGCAAGCGGATCAACAAGGTCGAGGACGTCGTGAACGTCGGCGACAAGATCCGCGTCGAGGTCTCCGACATCGACAACCGCGGCAAGATCAGCCTGCTGCCGGTCGTCGAGGACGCCGCCCCCGCGGGCGACGTCACGGTTCCCGCGGAGCCCGCCGAGGTCGCGTCCTCTTGA
- the rpsO gene encoding 30S ribosomal protein S15 — protein sequence MALDAAQKKTVLDQYATHEGDTGSPEAQIALLTKRIVDLTEHLKMHKHDHHSRRGLLLLVGRRRRLIKYLREVDVARYRSLIERLGIRR from the coding sequence GTGGCACTCGACGCCGCACAGAAGAAGACCGTGCTCGACCAGTACGCCACCCACGAGGGTGACACCGGATCCCCCGAGGCGCAGATCGCCCTGCTGACCAAGCGGATCGTCGACCTCACCGAGCACCTCAAGATGCACAAGCACGACCACCACTCCCGTCGCGGGCTGCTGCTGCTCGTCGGCCGCCGCCGCCGGCTCATCAAGTACCTCCGCGAGGTCGACGTCGCGCGCTACCGGTCGCTCATCGAGCGCCTCGGCATCCGCCGCTGA
- a CDS encoding S8 family serine peptidase: protein MQLLTDGATTWPDQLTGRLVLVLADDLHADPDAARSALAEMTGSTTAGAGGGPLLFPALGVAIVPVDATDTDAVTTMIADRRIVAAEPERVYHVRGSLSEEYLRGFADAAAFLHAQAVDVPVEEAAEPVAEDTAELTWGLQVTNAATVAESGAGITVAVLDTGLDLEHPDFVGRDVLAQSFVEGETAQDANGHGTHCIGTSCGALTPETGPRYGVAHEARILAGKVLGDAGSGTDAEILAGMNWAVENGAQIISMSLGADVDEVSSVYEAVGRRALAAGTLVIAAAGNNADRENGDPGFVGVPANSPSIMAVGAVDNTLAVAPFSARSSGVDGGQVDLAAPGVDVYSAWPMPERYSTISGTSMATPHVAGIAALWAQRTGARGEALWGALVRGASRLPLPSDDVGAGLVQAPPPA, encoded by the coding sequence ATGCAGTTGCTCACCGACGGCGCCACGACGTGGCCCGACCAGCTGACCGGGCGCCTGGTCCTCGTCCTCGCCGACGACCTGCACGCCGATCCCGACGCCGCGCGCTCCGCGCTGGCCGAGATGACCGGGTCCACCACGGCCGGGGCGGGCGGGGGTCCGCTGCTGTTCCCCGCGCTCGGCGTCGCGATCGTCCCCGTCGACGCCACCGACACCGACGCCGTCACCACGATGATCGCCGACCGGCGGATCGTGGCGGCGGAGCCCGAGCGGGTCTACCACGTGCGCGGCTCGCTGTCGGAGGAGTACCTGCGGGGCTTCGCCGACGCCGCGGCGTTCCTGCACGCGCAGGCCGTCGACGTCCCCGTGGAGGAGGCGGCCGAGCCCGTCGCGGAGGACACCGCCGAGCTGACCTGGGGCCTGCAGGTCACGAACGCCGCGACCGTCGCGGAGTCCGGGGCGGGCATCACGGTCGCGGTGCTCGACACCGGCCTCGACCTGGAGCACCCCGACTTCGTCGGCCGCGACGTCCTCGCGCAGTCGTTCGTCGAGGGCGAGACCGCGCAGGACGCCAACGGCCACGGCACGCACTGCATCGGCACCTCCTGCGGCGCGCTGACCCCGGAGACCGGCCCCCGCTACGGCGTGGCGCACGAGGCCCGCATCCTCGCCGGCAAGGTGCTCGGCGACGCGGGCTCCGGCACCGACGCGGAGATCCTCGCCGGGATGAACTGGGCGGTCGAGAACGGCGCCCAGATCATCTCGATGTCGCTCGGGGCCGACGTCGACGAGGTCTCGTCGGTCTACGAGGCCGTCGGGCGGCGCGCACTGGCCGCCGGCACGCTCGTCATCGCGGCCGCGGGCAACAACGCCGACCGGGAGAACGGCGACCCCGGTTTCGTCGGCGTCCCGGCCAACAGCCCGTCGATCATGGCGGTCGGGGCGGTCGACAACACGCTGGCCGTCGCCCCGTTCTCGGCGCGCAGCTCGGGCGTCGACGGCGGGCAGGTCGACCTGGCCGCACCCGGCGTCGACGTCTACTCGGCGTGGCCGATGCCCGAGCGCTACTCGACGATCTCCGGCACCAGCATGGCGACGCCGCACGTCGCCGGCATCGCGGCGCTGTGGGCCCAGCGCACCGGGGCCCGCGGTGAGGCACTCTGGGGGGCGTTGGTCCGCGGCGCGTCCCGGCTGCCGCTGCCGTCCGACGACGTGGGCGCCGGCCTGGTGCAGGCACCCCCGCCCGCCTGA
- a CDS encoding bifunctional riboflavin kinase/FAD synthetase: MERWRGLDAVPTGWGRSVVTVGVFDGMHRGHQQLVARAVERGSERGLPAVLVTFDPHPAELVRPGSHPASLTTLRRRAELAEELGMDAFCVLPFTPELARTEPAAFAHHVLVERLHAAVVVVGQNFRFGHHAAGDVALLTELGQRFGFAVEGLDLTGDDGVTFSSTYVRACIDAGDVEAAAAALGRPHRVEGVVVHGARRGRDLGFPTANVSSAPHTALPADGVYAGRFAIGDRLLPTAISVGTNPTFSGRVKTLEAYVLDVDEDFYGHEVAVDITHRLRGQETYTDVDALIAQMHRDVARTRELVG, encoded by the coding sequence GTGGAGCGCTGGCGTGGGCTGGACGCCGTACCGACCGGCTGGGGCCGCAGCGTCGTCACCGTCGGGGTGTTCGACGGCATGCACCGCGGCCACCAGCAGCTCGTGGCGCGCGCGGTGGAGCGGGGGAGCGAGCGGGGCCTGCCCGCGGTGCTCGTGACGTTCGACCCGCACCCCGCCGAGCTGGTCCGCCCGGGCAGCCACCCGGCGAGCCTCACCACGCTGCGCCGCCGCGCCGAGCTGGCCGAGGAGCTGGGCATGGACGCGTTCTGCGTCCTCCCGTTCACCCCGGAGCTCGCCCGCACCGAACCGGCCGCGTTCGCCCACCACGTGCTGGTGGAGCGGCTGCACGCGGCCGTCGTCGTGGTCGGGCAGAACTTCCGGTTCGGCCACCACGCCGCGGGCGACGTCGCGCTGCTCACCGAGCTGGGGCAGCGCTTCGGGTTCGCCGTCGAGGGCCTCGACCTCACCGGCGACGACGGCGTCACCTTCTCCTCCACCTACGTGCGCGCCTGCATCGACGCGGGCGACGTCGAGGCCGCCGCGGCCGCGCTCGGCCGACCGCACCGCGTCGAGGGCGTGGTGGTCCACGGTGCGCGCCGGGGACGTGACCTGGGCTTCCCCACCGCGAACGTCTCCAGCGCCCCGCACACCGCGCTGCCCGCCGACGGCGTCTACGCCGGGCGGTTCGCGATCGGCGACCGCCTGCTGCCCACCGCGATCTCGGTCGGCACGAACCCCACCTTCTCCGGGCGGGTCAAGACGCTCGAGGCCTACGTGCTCGACGTCGACGAGGACTTCTACGGCCACGAGGTCGCCGTCGACATCACCCACCGGCTGCGCGGCCAGGAGACTTACACCGACGTCGACGCGCTGATCGCGCAGATGCACCGCGACGTGGCGCGCACCCGGGAACTGGTCGGCTGA